One genomic window of Halobellus limi includes the following:
- a CDS encoding aldehyde dehydrogenase family protein has product MALEGQSRYSIDADWNKLYIDGEWVESESGESTPVEDPSTREVVTEVPSGTEGDVDAAYEAAVEAQKEWGEQPPAAREEAVQGLIQAIEEHSEEIIELITTEIGGIHGVGETSIQITQDHLAEAATLPRRMKGETAASNIPGKENIVYREPEGVVTVISPWNFPLNLTARALAPAIAAGNSVVLKPATDAPIVGGLVWARLAEEAGIPPGVINVVTGSGSEIGDHLAGHPDSDVVAFTGSTEVGQHVAGLAAENLAVPAMELGGNNAHIVTDEADLDQAIDAAIFGSFIHQGQVCISINRHLVHEDVYDEYVERLTERAESLPAGSAHDEVVLGPIINESQRDEMLGYVEESIEAGATLETGGETVELEGVEDSLVVRPTVLSDATNDMAASCNEHFGPIAPVIPFSDVDEAVEMANDTEYGLTGSVHAGDIGTGLQIAKRIDSGNIHVNDQGINDEAHVPFSGTKASGLGGYNSTDFLDEVTEKKWISLQHEPREFPF; this is encoded by the coding sequence ATGGCACTCGAAGGCCAGTCACGATACAGCATCGACGCGGACTGGAACAAACTCTATATCGACGGCGAGTGGGTCGAATCCGAGAGCGGCGAGTCCACGCCCGTCGAAGATCCGTCCACGCGGGAGGTCGTCACGGAGGTCCCCAGCGGAACCGAGGGCGACGTAGACGCCGCCTACGAGGCGGCCGTCGAGGCACAGAAGGAGTGGGGCGAACAGCCCCCGGCCGCGCGCGAGGAGGCCGTCCAGGGACTCATTCAGGCGATCGAAGAGCACTCAGAGGAGATCATCGAACTGATCACCACCGAGATCGGCGGCATCCACGGCGTCGGCGAGACCTCGATCCAGATCACGCAGGACCACCTCGCGGAGGCCGCGACGCTCCCCCGGCGGATGAAGGGTGAGACCGCCGCCTCGAACATCCCCGGCAAGGAGAACATCGTCTACCGCGAACCCGAGGGCGTCGTCACGGTCATCTCGCCGTGGAACTTCCCGCTGAACCTCACGGCGCGGGCGCTCGCGCCGGCGATCGCCGCGGGCAACTCGGTCGTCCTCAAGCCGGCGACCGACGCGCCGATCGTCGGCGGCCTCGTCTGGGCCCGCTTGGCCGAGGAGGCCGGCATCCCGCCCGGCGTGATCAACGTCGTCACCGGAAGCGGCTCGGAGATCGGCGACCACCTCGCCGGCCACCCCGACAGCGACGTCGTCGCGTTCACCGGATCGACCGAGGTCGGCCAGCACGTCGCCGGTCTCGCCGCGGAGAACCTCGCGGTCCCGGCGATGGAACTCGGCGGCAACAACGCCCACATCGTCACCGACGAGGCGGACCTCGACCAGGCGATCGACGCCGCGATCTTCGGCTCGTTCATCCACCAGGGGCAGGTCTGCATCTCGATCAACCGCCACCTCGTCCACGAGGACGTCTACGACGAGTACGTCGAGCGACTGACCGAGCGCGCAGAGAGCCTCCCGGCCGGCAGCGCCCACGACGAGGTCGTACTCGGCCCCATCATCAACGAGTCCCAGCGCGACGAGATGCTCGGGTACGTCGAGGAGTCGATCGAGGCCGGCGCGACCCTCGAAACGGGCGGAGAGACGGTTGAGCTCGAAGGCGTCGAGGACTCGCTGGTCGTCCGTCCCACGGTGCTCTCCGATGCGACGAACGATATGGCGGCGTCCTGCAACGAGCACTTCGGTCCCATCGCGCCCGTGATCCCCTTCTCGGACGTCGACGAGGCGGTCGAGATGGCCAACGACACCGAGTACGGGCTCACCGGCTCGGTCCACGCCGGCGACATCGGCACGGGGCTGCAGATCGCAAAGCGGATCGACTCGGGCAACATCCACGTCAACGACCAGGGCATCAACGACGAGGCGCACGTCCCCTTCAGCGGCACGAAGGCCTCCGGTCTCGGCGGCTACAACTCCACGGACTTCCTCGACGAGGTGACCGAGAAGAAGTGGATCTCCCTGCAGCACGAACCGCGGGAGTTCCCGTTCTGA
- a CDS encoding SDR family oxidoreductase, with amino-acid sequence MVDGTVCIVAGGGNGLGRAAAHELAAHGARVVVNDLGCEVDGTGSDASVPEDVAEAIRERGGTATAHHGDVSDFEYAERLIADTVAEYGRVDFVCNFAGILRDGISYKLSEEDWREVIETNLTGQFAPLRAAAKHWREASEEQSVESDGDESDDGGFDRQRSYLAVSAGAARGSLGQANYAAAKAGVLGMVRSVSNELIRSNVRVNALVPNGYTRMTETVPEEHRPYTESEMPPEKVAPLVAYLASEAAEDVTGCTLYAGGDRVGVFSDPATEAVGVSPDGWTLESLSEHFREDVAGDVELSRTESYL; translated from the coding sequence ATGGTCGACGGGACGGTCTGCATCGTCGCCGGCGGGGGTAACGGCCTCGGACGGGCCGCGGCCCACGAACTCGCTGCCCACGGCGCGCGGGTGGTCGTCAACGACCTCGGCTGCGAGGTCGACGGCACGGGCAGCGACGCGTCCGTCCCCGAGGACGTCGCCGAGGCGATCCGCGAGCGGGGCGGCACCGCGACCGCCCACCACGGCGACGTGAGCGACTTCGAGTACGCCGAGCGCCTGATCGCCGACACCGTCGCGGAGTACGGTCGCGTGGACTTCGTCTGCAACTTCGCTGGCATCCTCCGCGACGGGATCAGTTACAAACTCTCGGAGGAGGACTGGCGTGAGGTGATCGAGACGAACCTCACCGGCCAGTTCGCGCCGCTGCGTGCCGCCGCGAAGCACTGGCGAGAAGCGAGTGAGGAACAGAGCGTCGAGAGCGACGGGGACGAGTCTGACGACGGCGGATTCGACCGCCAGCGCTCGTATCTCGCCGTCAGCGCCGGGGCGGCGCGCGGCAGCCTGGGCCAGGCGAACTACGCCGCCGCGAAGGCCGGCGTCCTCGGGATGGTCCGCTCGGTGTCGAACGAACTGATCCGCTCGAACGTCCGGGTGAACGCGCTGGTTCCGAACGGCTACACGCGGATGACCGAGACGGTGCCGGAGGAGCACCGACCCTACACCGAATCGGAGATGCCCCCCGAGAAGGTCGCGCCGCTCGTCGCCTACCTGGCCAGCGAGGCGGCCGAGGACGTCACGGGCTGTACGCTGTACGCCGGCGGCGACCGCGTCGGCGTCTTCTCCGACCCGGCGACCGAAGCCGTCGGCGTCAGTCCCGACGGCTGGACGCTGGAGTCGCTCTCGGAGCACTTCCGCGAGGACGTCGCGGGCGACGTCGAACTGAGTCGGACGGAGAGTTACCTGTAG
- a CDS encoding fumarylacetoacetate hydrolase family protein, translated as MRFVRYDDDQLGLLTDDGTGVIDLSDRLGLDGDEPLVEYIEGDYDAAEYEDEDPDHDVEDVEIGSPVGRPGKVIAAPLNYENHIEEAIADKDITTDEWFSIKDKGYFLKAPSSVVGPDHGIELPFEDRRTDHEVELAFVMGEEAKDVSAEEAWDHIFGYTILLDISLRGDQDRSNRKSYDTFTVIGPCVVTADEIDDPQDLQMELQLNGERRQYENTGDMVYTCADVVQYASLGATLEVGDVITTGTPEGVSELHDGDTIDAEIEDVGSMTVEVTGRDVSYADANVTKGGQE; from the coding sequence ATGCGATTCGTCCGCTACGACGACGACCAGCTCGGACTGCTCACCGACGACGGCACCGGCGTCATCGACCTCTCGGACCGCCTCGGGCTCGACGGCGACGAACCCCTCGTCGAGTACATCGAGGGCGACTACGACGCCGCCGAATACGAGGACGAGGATCCCGACCACGACGTCGAGGACGTCGAGATCGGCTCGCCCGTCGGCCGACCGGGGAAGGTCATCGCCGCGCCGCTGAACTACGAGAACCACATCGAGGAGGCCATCGCCGACAAGGACATCACCACCGACGAGTGGTTCTCGATCAAGGACAAGGGCTACTTCCTGAAAGCGCCCTCCAGCGTCGTCGGCCCGGACCACGGGATCGAACTCCCGTTCGAGGACCGCCGGACGGACCACGAGGTCGAACTCGCGTTCGTGATGGGCGAGGAGGCCAAGGACGTCTCCGCCGAGGAGGCCTGGGACCACATCTTCGGGTACACGATCCTGCTCGACATCTCCCTGCGCGGTGACCAGGACCGCTCGAACCGCAAGTCCTACGACACGTTCACCGTCATCGGGCCGTGCGTCGTCACCGCCGACGAGATCGACGACCCGCAGGACCTCCAGATGGAACTGCAGCTCAACGGCGAGCGCCGCCAGTACGAGAACACCGGCGACATGGTCTACACCTGCGCCGACGTCGTCCAGTACGCCTCGCTGGGCGCGACGCTGGAAGTCGGCGACGTCATCACCACCGGAACGCCCGAGGGCGTGAGCGAACTCCACGACGGCGACACCATCGACGCCGAGATCGAAGACGTCGGCTCGATGACCGTCGAGGTCACCGGCCGCGACGTCTCCTACGCCGACGCCAACGTCACGAAGGGCGGCCAGGAGTAG
- a CDS encoding ABC transporter ATP-binding protein: protein MSLLEVDSIDVAYGNVQVLWDVSLSVDKGETVALLGANGAGKTTTLKTICGDLSPMDGEIRYKGESIGDMPHEDVVAKGVAHVPEGREVFTESTVRENLELGAYLDRSGMDERLERVYDIFPRLEERAKQQAGTLSGGEQQMLAIGRGLMSDPDLLLLDEASLGLAPVLVDDVFEAIQRINDEGTTVLLVEQDIYNALRVADRGYVIKTGEISLSGTAQELAQDERVEESYLGA from the coding sequence ATGTCACTGCTCGAAGTAGATTCGATAGACGTCGCGTACGGCAACGTGCAGGTCCTCTGGGACGTGAGCCTCTCCGTCGACAAGGGCGAGACCGTGGCGTTGCTGGGAGCCAACGGTGCGGGGAAGACGACGACGCTGAAGACGATCTGTGGCGACCTCTCCCCTATGGACGGGGAGATCAGATACAAGGGCGAGTCGATCGGCGACATGCCGCACGAGGACGTCGTCGCGAAGGGCGTCGCCCACGTTCCCGAAGGGAGAGAGGTGTTCACCGAGAGCACCGTCCGCGAGAACCTCGAACTGGGGGCGTACCTCGACCGCAGCGGGATGGACGAGCGCCTCGAACGCGTCTACGACATCTTCCCGCGTCTCGAAGAGCGCGCGAAACAGCAGGCCGGGACGCTGTCGGGCGGCGAACAGCAGATGCTCGCGATCGGCCGCGGGCTGATGAGCGACCCCGACCTGCTGCTCCTCGACGAGGCCAGCCTCGGACTCGCGCCGGTGCTCGTCGACGACGTCTTCGAGGCCATCCAGCGGATCAACGACGAGGGAACGACCGTACTCCTCGTCGAGCAGGACATCTACAACGCGCTCCGCGTGGCCGACCGCGGCTACGTCATCAAGACCGGCGAGATCTCGCTGTCGGGGACGGCCCAGGAGCTCGCACAGGACGAGCGCGTCGAAGAGTCGTACCTCGGCGCGTAG
- a CDS encoding branched-chain amino acid ABC transporter permease, with amino-acid sequence MALLEKAPGESLATDRRVQGLGVLAVLWLVTVPFTTTDSLTGLILTGLVFVMLGVSWNLLAGYAGQISLGHAAFFGMGAFVSAWLTTPSAAGFPGSIELPLLVAIPIGALASALIALVIGPVIFRLTGHYFAIGTLALAAVIELVMLDRRDLTGGATGYYVNADLSIGEAISHGDVMFFLTLVATVATVVVTYLIVRGPTGLGMKAIHDDEDAASSLGVNPLKYKMYAFVVSSFFAGLAGALYGHYTLYINPQSTLAVTWTIDSLVIVILGGMGTFAGPIFGSALFLLLDNGLSAIVGGFSSAVEGILIILFIIFLPTGLYGLIKEYLVEETVETDAAHD; translated from the coding sequence GTGGCGCTCCTCGAGAAGGCGCCCGGCGAGTCGCTCGCCACCGATCGGCGCGTGCAGGGGCTCGGCGTCCTCGCCGTGCTCTGGTTAGTGACGGTTCCGTTCACCACGACGGACTCGCTGACCGGGCTCATCCTCACGGGGCTGGTCTTCGTGATGCTCGGCGTCTCTTGGAACCTGCTCGCCGGCTACGCCGGGCAGATCTCGCTGGGTCACGCCGCGTTCTTCGGGATGGGCGCGTTCGTCTCCGCGTGGCTCACGACGCCCTCTGCGGCCGGGTTCCCCGGCTCGATCGAACTACCGCTCCTCGTGGCGATCCCGATCGGTGCGCTCGCGTCGGCGCTCATCGCCCTGGTGATCGGACCGGTCATCTTCCGGCTCACCGGCCACTACTTCGCCATCGGGACGCTCGCGCTCGCGGCCGTCATCGAACTCGTGATGCTCGACCGCCGGGACCTGACCGGCGGCGCGACCGGCTACTACGTGAACGCCGACCTCTCGATCGGGGAGGCCATCTCCCACGGCGACGTGATGTTCTTCCTCACGCTCGTCGCGACGGTCGCCACGGTGGTCGTCACCTACCTGATCGTCCGCGGACCCACCGGCCTCGGAATGAAGGCGATCCACGACGACGAGGACGCCGCGAGCAGTCTCGGCGTCAACCCGCTGAAGTACAAGATGTACGCGTTCGTCGTCTCTTCGTTCTTCGCGGGGCTGGCCGGCGCGCTGTACGGCCACTACACGCTGTACATCAATCCCCAGTCGACGCTCGCGGTGACGTGGACGATCGACTCGCTCGTCATCGTCATCCTCGGCGGGATGGGCACGTTCGCCGGGCCGATCTTCGGGTCCGCGTTGTTCCTGCTTCTCGACAACGGTCTCTCGGCGATCGTCGGCGGGTTCTCCTCTGCGGTCGAGGGGATCTTGATCATCCTCTTCATCATCTTCCTCCCGACGGGGCTCTACGGCCTCATCAAGGAGTACCTCGTCGAGGAGACGGTCGAGACCGACGCCGCCCACGACTGA
- a CDS encoding branched-chain amino acid ABC transporter permease encodes MVATDLLTQSVVNGLLLGGIYALAALGLSLVFGIMDIVNLAHGHMLMVGAYVAILVFAATGITPLVGMLLAMVLMFGLGVLLQKVLLKHVVDEGLEQPIIVLFGLALILQNLGRVLLGGDARTADIGIPGDGFELGFAFMSFPRTVTFVVSVLLIVLTWAFLQYTKTGQAIRATAQNRTAAKYMGINTDQIYVITLGIGTALAGAAGALLSMLFPIDPYVGWSYLLKTFAVVVLGGVGSVIGTLVGGLVLGVSENLGALYLGGGYRNVVSLLIFLVVLLVKPEGLFGGSGGGE; translated from the coding sequence ATGGTCGCAACCGACCTGCTCACCCAATCGGTGGTGAACGGTCTGCTGCTCGGGGGCATCTACGCCCTCGCAGCCCTGGGCCTCTCGCTCGTCTTCGGGATTATGGACATCGTGAACCTCGCGCACGGCCACATGCTGATGGTCGGTGCGTACGTCGCGATCCTCGTCTTCGCGGCGACGGGAATCACGCCGCTGGTGGGGATGCTGCTCGCGATGGTCCTGATGTTCGGCCTCGGCGTCCTGTTGCAGAAGGTGCTCCTGAAGCACGTCGTCGACGAGGGGCTCGAACAGCCGATCATCGTGCTGTTCGGTCTCGCGTTGATCCTGCAGAACCTCGGTCGCGTCCTGCTCGGCGGCGACGCCCGAACCGCCGACATCGGCATCCCAGGAGACGGATTCGAGCTCGGGTTCGCGTTCATGTCGTTCCCGCGGACGGTGACGTTCGTCGTCTCCGTTCTGCTGATCGTCCTCACCTGGGCGTTCCTGCAGTACACGAAGACGGGACAGGCGATTCGGGCGACCGCGCAGAACCGAACCGCCGCGAAGTACATGGGGATCAACACCGATCAGATCTACGTCATCACGCTCGGCATCGGGACGGCGCTGGCCGGCGCGGCCGGCGCGCTGCTCTCGATGCTGTTCCCCATCGACCCGTACGTCGGGTGGTCCTACCTGCTGAAGACGTTCGCCGTGGTCGTCCTCGGCGGCGTCGGCAGCGTCATCGGGACGCTCGTCGGGGGCCTCGTCCTCGGCGTCTCGGAGAACCTCGGTGCGCTGTATCTCGGCGGCGGCTACCGCAACGTCGTGAGCCTGCTCATCTTCCTGGTCGTCCTGCTCGTCAAGCCCGAGGGCCTCTTCGGTGGCTCGGGAGGTGGTGAGTAG
- a CDS encoding amino acid ABC transporter substrate-binding protein, with the protein MARDDTSIRRRTYLKGAGATSTLAITGLAGCTLGGGGGDDGGDGSGDGGGDGGDSGDGGGDSGGDGGGDTTPLTIAGTVPETGSFSSLGEDLRRGYELGVARMNEELDRDVELILRDDESDAQTLREQLQAIVSNNDVNMIWGSFSSLLVTAGSAFAENQGLPFLGIAFAYEAPHRNDNYEWTFAPFPKSRDVARSTLGTLQLIPEEERPTNVGIWEPNSGWGEEQAQYWEDTLSEAGYDVVMREVFEIGSSDFSTLISQAESNEVEVLLSNPTPPGGITAVNQMQSNNWAPKMLKFVRGADPSAWWSALGESGAYALMCPGWVPGLTGNGNAALRETFFNEYDIESEYMPANVGGSYNLTQVAQQAVEAAGSVEPTAVRDALRSTEFETVIGSFTFEENGLPTEGELTAPTGQWWEGAQRLAYPDTDSERAIDFQYPIPPWSER; encoded by the coding sequence GTACACTCGCGATCACCGGTCTCGCCGGTTGCACGCTCGGCGGCGGGGGTGGAGACGACGGCGGTGACGGTAGCGGTGACGGCGGCGGCGACGGTGGCGACAGCGGAGACGGCGGCGGAGACAGCGGTGGGGACGGCGGCGGCGACACGACGCCGCTCACCATCGCGGGGACGGTTCCGGAGACGGGGAGTTTCTCCTCGCTCGGCGAGGACCTCCGACGCGGCTACGAACTCGGCGTCGCCCGGATGAACGAAGAGCTCGACCGCGACGTCGAGCTCATCCTCCGCGACGACGAGAGCGACGCGCAGACGCTCCGCGAACAGCTCCAGGCCATCGTCAGCAACAACGACGTCAACATGATCTGGGGGAGCTTCTCCAGCCTGCTCGTCACGGCCGGGAGCGCCTTCGCGGAGAACCAGGGGCTTCCCTTCCTCGGCATCGCGTTCGCCTACGAGGCACCGCACCGAAACGACAACTACGAGTGGACGTTCGCGCCGTTCCCGAAGTCCCGCGACGTCGCCCGCTCGACGCTCGGGACGCTCCAGCTCATCCCCGAGGAGGAGCGACCGACGAACGTCGGTATCTGGGAGCCCAACTCGGGCTGGGGTGAGGAACAGGCCCAGTACTGGGAGGACACTCTCAGTGAGGCGGGCTACGACGTCGTGATGCGAGAGGTCTTCGAGATCGGTTCCTCGGACTTCTCGACGCTCATCTCGCAGGCCGAGAGCAACGAGGTCGAAGTGCTGCTGTCGAACCCGACGCCGCCGGGCGGCATCACCGCGGTCAACCAGATGCAGTCGAACAACTGGGCCCCGAAGATGCTGAAGTTCGTCCGCGGCGCCGACCCGTCCGCCTGGTGGTCCGCCCTCGGCGAGTCCGGCGCGTACGCCCTGATGTGCCCCGGCTGGGTGCCCGGTCTGACGGGCAACGGCAACGCGGCGCTCCGCGAGACGTTCTTCAACGAGTACGACATCGAGAGCGAGTACATGCCCGCGAACGTCGGCGGGTCGTACAACCTGACGCAGGTCGCCCAGCAGGCCGTCGAGGCGGCCGGCTCCGTCGAGCCCACCGCGGTTCGCGACGCGCTCCGCAGCACGGAGTTCGAGACCGTGATCGGCTCGTTCACCTTCGAGGAGAACGGGCTGCCCACCGAGGGCGAACTGACCGCGCCGACCGGCCAGTGGTGGGAGGGCGCACAGCGACTGGCGTACCCGGACACCGATTCCGAGCGCGCTATCGACTTCCAGTACCCGATCCCGCCGTGGAGCGAGCGATGA